In Citrus sinensis cultivar Valencia sweet orange chromosome 4, DVS_A1.0, whole genome shotgun sequence, one DNA window encodes the following:
- the LOC102615052 gene encoding ribonuclease 3, translated as MKLQFSIFTKLLIIQYLSILCVSQDFDFFYFVQQWPGSYCDTKQSCCYPKSGKPAADFGIHGLWPEYKDGSYPSNCDPDSVFEKSQISDLISDLRQNWPTLSCPSNDGTKFWTHEWVKHGTCAESELDQREYFEAALKLKEKANLLQALKNAGIKPDDGFYELESIIAAIKEATGFTPGIECNVDPEHNSQLYQIYMCVDTSASEFIQCPKQPRKKCASTVQFPRF; from the exons ATGAAACTCCAGTTTTCAATCTTTACCAAGCTTTTGATCATACAATatctttcaattctttgtgtTTCACAGGATTTCGATTTTTTCTACTTTGTTCAGCag TGGCCAGGATCGTACTGTGATACAAAGCAAAGTTGTTGCTACCCAAAATCAGGGAAGCCGGCAGCTGATTTTGGCATTCACGGGCTTTGGCCTGAATACAAAGACGGCTCCTATCCATCGAACTGTGACCCTGATAGTGTTTTTGAAAAGTCTCAG ATCTCAGATCTGATCAGCGATCTGAGACAGAACTGGCCAACGCTGTCTTGCCCTAGCAACGACGGTACCAAGTTCTGGACACACGAATGGGTGAAACATGGTACGTGTGCAGAGTCTGAACTTGACCAACGTGAATACTTCGAAGCAGCTCTTAAATtgaaagagaaagcaaaccTCCTCCAAGCTCTCAAGAATGCAG GAATCAAACCAGACGATGGGTTTTATGAGTTGGAGAGCATAATAGCTGCCATAAAGGAGGCAACTGGGTTTACTCCAGGGATTGAATGCAATGTGGATCCAGAACACAACAGCCAGCTTTACCAAATTTACATGTGTGTCGATACTTCTGCCTCTGAATTTATCCAATGCCCTAAGCAGCCAAGGAAGAAATGTGCTTCCACTGTCCAGTTTCCTAGGTTTTAG
- the LOC102613681 gene encoding E3 ubiquitin-protein ligase MPSR1 encodes MSSEAEATDVSSLFERLLSHRDMSLFLPFVLGFTSSVSTGESSENSQNPDGETPHTNRSSSERIILVNPLNQGMVVIEGTSSLETLLRNFVGKDGQPPASKASVEAMPSIKVGESEEEALGGECVVCLEEYEVGEVAREMPCKHKFHANCIEKWLGIQGSCPVCRYKMPVEEEESGNKRDERRREIWVSFSISGGGRRSGENSNQNESTSPSRDSTDVSDSSSPSSRPDQEN; translated from the coding sequence ATGTCCTCTGAAGCTGAAGCTACTGATGTCTCATCGCTGTTTGAGAGACTGTTAAGTCACAGAGACATGTCTTTGTTTCTACCCTTTGTCTTAGGCTTCACAAGCAGCGTCTCCACAGGTGAAAGTTCCGAGAATTCTCAGAACCCGGATGGGGAAACCCCTCATACAAACAGAAGTTCAAGCGAAAGAATCATTCTCGTCAATCCTCTCAATCAGGGCATGGTAGTGATTGAAGGGACTTCAAGTTTAGAGACTCTGCTGAGAAATTTCGTTGGTAAAGATGGCCAGCCTCCTGCTTCAAAGGCATCGGTTGAGGCCATGCCAAGTATCAAAGTCGGTGAAAGCGAAGAGGAAGCTCTTGGTGGTGAGTGTGTCGTGTGTTTAGAGGAGTATGAGGTTGGGGAGGTGGCGAGAGAGATGCCATGTAAGCACAAGTTTCATGCAAACTGTATAGAGAAGTGGCTTGGGATTCAGGGGTCGTGTCCTGTTTGTAGATACAAGATGCCTGTTGAAGAAGAGGAAAGTGGCAACAAAAGAGATGAGCGAAGGAGAGAAATTTGGGTTAGTTTTTCAATCAGTGGTGGTGGTAGAAGAAGTGGTGAGAATTCAAATCAAAACGAAAGTACTTCTCCTTCAAGAGATTCTACTGATGTGTCTGATTCTTCTTCTCCAAGCTCTAGGCCTGATCAGGAAAATTGA
- the LOC102615337 gene encoding extracellular ribonuclease LE-like, producing the protein MESKRQFSIILIKLFFIQYLSVLCAARNFDFFYFVLQWPGSYCDTAKSCCYPTTGKPAADFGIHGLWPNYNDGSYPSNCDPTAPFDQSQISDLRSSMQKNWPTLACPSGNGITFWSHEWEKHGTCSESVLNQHQYFQTALNLKNQINLLQALRTAGIVPDGSSYSLESIKDAIKEASGFSPWIECNVDESGNSQLYQIYLCVDTSASNFINCPVFPNGKKCGSQIEFPPF; encoded by the exons ATGGAGTCCAAGCGCCAGTTTTCAATAATCTTGATCAAACTTTTCTTCATTCAGTATCTATCAGTTCTTTGTGCTGCCCGGAACTTCGATTTCTTCTACTTTGTCCTGCAG TGGCCAGGATCATACTGTGATACAGCGAAGAGTTGCTGCTATCCAACGACTGGAAAGCCAGCAGCAGATTTCGGGATTCATGGACTCTGGCCTAATTACAACGATGGCTCCTATCCATCCAACTGTGACCCCACTGCCCCTTTCGATCAATCCCAG ATATCAGACCTGCGAAGCAGCATGCAAAAGAACTGGCCAACACTGGCTTGCCCAAGCGGGAATGGCATAACATTTTGGTCCCATGAATGGGAGAAACACGGCACTTGCTCTGAGTCTGTGCTTAACCAACATCAGTACTTTCAAACAGCTCTTAAcctgaaaaatcaaatcaatctCCTCCAAGCTCTCAGAACCGCAG GAATAGTGCCTGACGGGAGTTCGTACAGCTTGGAAAGCATCAAGGATGCGATAAAAGAAGCAAGTGGGTTCAGTCCATGGATAGAATGCAATGTTGATGAATCAGGCAACAGCCAGCTTTATCAGATTTACTTGTGTGTCGACACTTCTGCCTCTAATTTCATCAACTGCCCCGTCTTTCCCAACGGCAAAAAATGTGGATCCCAGATTGAGTTTCCTCCGTTTTAG
- the LOC102614273 gene encoding uncharacterized protein LOC102614273, translating into MSLTKAAAALQFNACDFFGTKAKPFNLLPSQTQRRSFFLKPLVVEARANARTESAKIRNRRIQKKFNGTPTKPRLSVFCSDKQLYAMLVDDQNKKCLFYGSTLQQSIRGNGNPPCSTIEAAERVGEELIKTCIALNITEISSYDRNGSRRGERMQAFEIPISRHGFLQQR; encoded by the exons ATGAGTCTCACTAAAGCTGCTGCTGCACTACAATTCAATGCTTGCGATTTCTTTGGGACCAAGGCAAAGCCCTTCAACTTGTTACCCAGTCAGACCCAGAGAAGGA GTTTCTTTTTGAAGCCACTAGTAGTGGAAGCACGAGCGAATGCCCGCACGGAAAGCGCCAAAATCCGAAACAGAAGGATTCAAAAGAAG TTTAACGGCACACCTACGAAGCCAAGGCTTTCTGTATTCTGTTCGGATAAGCAGTTATATGCTATGCTAGTAGATGACCAAAACAAAAAGTGTTTATTTTACGGAAGCACTTTGCAGCAATCCATTCGCGGAAATGGAAATCCACCTTGTTCCACAATT GAAGCTGCTGAGCGTGTTGGTGAAGAGCTTATCAAGACTTGTATTGCACTTAACATCACGGAAATTTCATCTTATGATCGTAATGGCTCTCGTCGTGGTGAGAGAATGCAAGCCTTTGAGATTCCAATATCCCGTCATGGCTTCTTGCAACAAAGATAG
- the LOC102615621 gene encoding pentatricopeptide repeat-containing protein At2g02980, chloroplastic, giving the protein MLLSLHSLRHLQQTKLSIQFSISAMATTPSPPITQSPPPKLCTNTPNALSLLPRCTSFRGLKQIHAVTIKTHLQNDLNVLTKLINFCTQNPTTSSMEHAHLLFDRIPEPDIVLFNTMARGYSRSKTPIRAIFLFVELLNSGLLPDDYSFPSLLKACACVGAEALEEGKQLHCFAIKLGLNSNLYVCTTLINLYAECSDVEAARRIFENISEPCVVSYNAIITAYARSSRPNEALSLFRELQERNLKPTDVTMLSALSSCALLGSLDLGKWIHEYIKKYGLDKYVKVNTALIDMHAKCGRLDDAVSVFDNMSGKDTQAWSAMIVAYATHGQGHKSILMFEEMMKAQVSPDEITFLGLLYACSHTGLVDEGWNYFYSMRDKYGIVPGIKHYGCMVDLLGRAGRLDEAYRFIDELPIKSTPILWRTLLSSCSSHNNLGLAKQVIERIFELDDSHGGDYVILSNLCARAGRWEDVDYLRKLMKDRGVLKVPGCSSIEVNNVVREFFSGDGVHSYSTDLQKALDELVKELKMVGYVPDTSLVHHGDMEDEEKEIALRYHSEKLAITFGLLNTPPGTTIRVVKNLRVCGDCHSAAKIISLIFNRQIVLRDVQRFHHFRDGKCSCGDFW; this is encoded by the coding sequence ATGCTCTTATCCTTGCATTCCCTCCGCCATCTCCAACAAACAAAGCTGtcaattcaattttcaatatCTGCAATGGCTACAACCCCATCTCCACCAATAACCCAATCTCCTCCCCCAAAACTTTGTACAAACACTCCAAACGCACTCTCTTTACTACCCAGATGCACTTCTTTCAGAGGGCTCAAGCAAATTCATGCTGTTACCATCAAAACCCACCTCCAGAATGATCTCAATGTCCTCACCAAGCTCATCAATTTCTGTACGCAGAACCCCACTACCTCATCGATGGAACACGCCCACCTACTGTTCGATAGAATCCCTGAACCAGACATCGTTTTATTTAACACCATGGCTCGTGGTTATTCTCGCTCCAAAACACCAATTCGAgcaatttttctctttgttgaGCTTCTAAATTCTGGTCTTTTACCAGATGACTATTCATTCCCTTCTCTTCTTAAAGCTTGCGCGTGCGTGGGCGCTGAAGCATTGGAAGAAGGTAAACAATTGCATTGCTTTGCTATTAAACTTGGGCTGAATTCTAATCTATATGTGTGTACTACACTTATAAATCTGTATGCTGAGTGTAGCGATGTGGAAGCTGCTAGGAGGATCTTCGAAAATATATCAGAACCATGTGTTGTTTCTTATAATGCGATCATCACGGCGTATGCTCGAAGTAGCAGGCCAAATGAGGCGTTGTCATTGTTTCGTGAATTGCAAGAGAGGAACCTTAAGCCTACTGACGTTACCATGCTTAGTGCTTTATCATCTTGTGCTTTGTTAGGATCACTAGATTTAGGGAAGTGGATACATGAATATATTAAGAAATATGGACTTGATAAGTATGTAAAAGTGAATACTGCTCTTATAGATATGCATGCCAAGTGCGGGCGCTTGGATGATGCTGTTTCTGTCTTTGATAACATGAGTGGCAAAGATACACAGGCTTGGTCAGCAATGATTGTGGCTTATGCAACCCATGGGCAGGGTCATAAATCCATCTTGATGTTCGAGGAAATGATGAAGGCACAAGTGAGCCCCGACGAGATTACATTTTTGGGTCTCTTGTATGCTTGCAGCCACACTGGATTAGTGGACGAAGGTtggaattatttttacagtatGAGGGACAAGTATGGGATTGTTCCTGGGATTAAGCATTACGGATGTATGGTGGACTTACTTGGTCGAGCTGGACGCTTGGATGAGGCTTATAGGTTCATTGATGAATTGCCGATCAAGTCCACCCCAATATTGTGGCGAACCTTGTTATCGTCTTGTAGTAGCCATAACAACCTTGGACTTGCAAAGCAGGTTATTGAACGAATTTTTGAGCTAGATGACTCCCATGGTGGTGATTATGTGATCTTATCGAACTTGTGTGCCAGGGCCGGGAGATGGGAAGATGTGGATTATTTGAGGAAGCTGATGAAAGATAGAGGTGTGTTGAAAGTTCCTGGCTGTAGTTCCATAGAGGTGAACAATGTAGTACGTGAATTTTTTTCTGGGGATGGAGTGCATTCTTATTCTACTGATCTGCAGAAAGCACTTGATGAGTTGGTTAAGGAATTGAAGATGGTTGGCTATGTACCAGATACTTCTCTAGTCCATCATGGGGATATGGAAgatgaagagaaagaaattgcGCTTAGATATCATAGTGAGAAACTAGCCATTACTTTTGGGCTCCTAAACACTCCACCTGGAACTACAATTCGTGTGGTGAAGAACCTTCGGGTCTGTGGTGATTGTCATTCTGCGGCTAAAATTATATCACTGATTTTTAATAGGCAGATAGTCCTTAGAGATGTCCAACGTTTCCATCACTTCAGAGATGGGAAGTGCTCTTGTGGTGATTTCTGgtga
- the LOC102613980 gene encoding protein HOTHEAD, which produces MKFPDTFHSHELLIAFSFFLLTLPLFSSSLPEGKGKEVPYYMTSDVKEVAGKSFDYIVVGGGTAGCPLAATLSDNFSVLLVERGGSPFGNPLVTDKRFFGFSLLQTDEYTSVAQSFISTDGVQNHRGRVLGGSSAINGGFYSRAREDFVKKAGWDEELVKKAYEWVESKVVFPPELTPWQSVVEFGLLEAGILPYNGYSLEHIEGTKIGGTAFDQCGKRHTSADLLEAGNPKNLVVLLNATVNNIIFSNNGKANESRAHGIRFIKSDGSSNHMHEAYLNKPGNSSTWGDVILSAGALGSPQLLLLSGIGPHDHLKDLNIPTIVDLQEVGEGMQDNPCIAKLVDTMPQKRLPEPPEVVGIADNFKFIIQAGVLPISFNASRMPIAAKLAFPISRGKLELDSTDPRQNPSIKFNYLAKEKDLDGCVKMVQLLNKVTKSQSVSSFLGIKPQEKFMSNSDELRKLCKNNVRTFYHYHGGCIVGSVVDKDYRVYGVKGLRVIDGSTFQESPGTNPMATVMMLGRYQGVKLVEERREICS; this is translated from the exons ATGAAGTTTCCTGATACGTTTCACTCTCATGAGCTTCTTATAGCCTTTAGCTTCTTTCTATTAACCTTGCCTCTGTTCTCTTCGTCACTGCCCGAAG gaaaaggaaaagaagtcccTTATTATATGACTTCGGACGTCAAAGAAGTTGCTGGCAAGTCCTTTGATTACATTGTTGTTGGAGGAGGCACCGCTGGCTGCCCACTAGCTGCAACTTTATCCGACAACTTCTCTGTGCTATTAGTAGAGCGAGGTGGCTCACCTTTTGGAAATCCATTGGTCACAGACAAAAGGTTCTTCGGATTCTCCTTGTTACAAACTGATGAATACACATCAGTTGCACAAAGTTTTATCTCCACGGACGGGGTTCAGAATCATAGAGGACGAGTACTTGGAGGATCATCAGCCATAAATGGTGGATTTTACAGTAGAGCTAGAGAGGATTTTGTTAAAAAGGCTGGATGGGATGAGGAGCTTGTAAAGAAGGCTTACGAATGGGTGGAATCTAAAGTAGTTTTTCCACCTGAGCTGACACCATGGCAGAGTGTTGTCGAATTTGGCCTTCTTGAAGCAGGAATTTTGCCTTATAATGGTTACAGTTTGGAACACATTGAAGGAACAAAAATTGGTGGGACAGCGTTTGACCAATGTGGAAAGAGACACACATCAGCTGATCTCCTGGAGGCAGGGAATCCCAAAAATCTTGTAGTTCTCCTGAATGCAACTGTAAACAACATTATCTTTAGTAATAATG GAAAGGCAAATGAGAGCAGAGCTCATGGCATAAGGTTCATCAAGAGCGATGGTAGCTCAAATCATATGCATGAAGCTTACCTCAATAAGCCAGGGAATTCAAGCACATGGGGCGATGTTATTTTGTCAGCAGGGGCATTAGGCAGTCCCCAGCTCCTATTGTTAAGCGGCATTGGACCTCATGACCACCTCAAAGATCTCAACATTCCAACTATTGTAGATTTGCAAGAGGTTGGGGAAGGGATGCAAGACAATCCTTGCATTGCCAAGTTGGTTGACACCATGCCGCAAAAGCGGCTACCAGAGCCACCTGAAGTTGTGGGCATAGCAGATAACttcaaattcataatccaaGCTGGGGTTTTGCCAATTAGCTTCAATGCATCAAGGATGCCAATTGCTGCCAAATTGGCATTTCCAATCTCCAGAGGAAAGCTTGAACTGGACAGCACGGACCCGAGACAAAATccttcaatcaaattcaattatcTAGCAAAGGAAAAGGACTTGGATGGGTGTGTAAAGATGGTTCAATTGCTCAACAAAGTGACGAAGTCTCAATCGGTTTCTTCATTCCTGGGAATTAAACCCCAAGAAAAGTTTATGTCTAATTCAGATGAGCTAAGAaaattatgcaaaaacaaCGTAAGGACCTTTTATCATTATCATGGTGGTTGCATAGTTGGATCAGTTGTTGACAAAGATTACAGGGTTTATGGTGTTAAAGGGTTGAGAGTCATTGACGGATCAACTTTTCAAGAATCGCCAGGTACAAATCCAATGGCCACGGTCATGATGCTAGGCAGGTACCAAGGGGTCAAACTTGTCgaagaaagaagagagatTTGCAGCTAG
- the LOC102614747 gene encoding beta-1,3-galactosyltransferase GALT1, with the protein MKKWYGGVLIASLFMLLLLRYGFMKNPIGESYLTSLISSNGSNPLEWTHTAAAPGVQDPENSSQVISIDAITFGLFAQRNISKEEQQSLLTWNLLKQLINHSQVLSNGVEAIKEAGSAWNNLMASVEEEKLGYTNRSSVRKAKEKQCPHFLNKMNTTDLDRSSFKLQVPCGLTQGSSITIIGIPNGLLGNFRIDLTGEPLPGEPDPPIVLHYNVRLLGDKITENPVIVQNTWTLAHDWGEEERCPSPSPEKIIKVDELDQCNKLVGNDDKRLPTVSTRLNNSRTSKTKRFFPFKQGHLFVATIRVGSEGIQTTVDGKHITSFAYRETLEPWLVNEVRISGDLKLISVLASGLPTSEDSEHTTDLEALRSYPLSLHKPVDLFIGVFSTANNFKRRMAVRRTWMQYTEVRSGTVAVRFFVGLHKNQIVNGELWNEARTYGDIQLMPFVDYYNLITWKTLAICIFGTDVVSAKFVMKTDDDAFVRVDEVLTSLKRINVHSGLLYGLINSESRPHRNPESKWYISLEEWPEETYPPWAHGPGYVVSHDIGKAVYKRYKEGRLKMFKLEDVAMGIWIADMKKEGLQVRYEKDERVHNDGCRDGYVVAHYQSPREMLCLWQKLKEGNAARCCGD; encoded by the exons ATGAAGAAATGGTACGGCGGTGTTTTAATTGCTTCCCTGTTTATGTTGTTGCTCCTGAGATACGGTTTCATGAAAAATCCTATTGGGGAAAGTTATTTGACTAGTCTTATCTCCTCCAATGGAAGTAATCCTCTGGAATGGACACATACTGCAGCTGCCCCTGGAGTTCAAGATCCTGAGAATTCTTCTCAAGTAATTTCAATTGATGCCATAACCTTTGGCCTCTTTGCTCAGAGGAATATATCCAAGGAAGAGCAGCAATCTTTGCTGACCTGGAATCTCTTGAAACAGTTAATTAATCATTCTCAGGTTTTATCAAATGGAGTAGAGGCTATTAAGGAAGCTGGAAGTGCATGGAATAACCTTATGGCGTCAGTTGAAGAGGAAAAACTTGGTTATACTAATAGAAGTTCAGTCAGGAAAGCAAAAGAGAAACAatgtcctcattttctaaataaaatgaataccACAGATCTTGACAGGAGCAGTTTTAAGTTGCAGGTTCCTTGCGGACTAACTCAGGGTTCTTCTATTACAATCATTGGCATTCCAAATGGTCTTCTTGGTAATTTTCGGATTGACTTAACAGGAGAACCACTTCCAGGGGAGCCTGATCCACCCATTGTCTTACATTACAATGTTAGGCTACTCGGCGATAAGATAACTGAGAATCCTGTGATTGTCCAAAACACCTGGACTTTAGCTCATGACTGGGGTGAGGAGGAGCGTTGTCCGTCTCCTTCTCCTGAGAAGATTATAAAAG TGGACGAGCTAGATCAGTGCAACAAGTTAGTTGGCAATGATGATAAGCGGCTTCCTACTGTTAGCACGCGCTTGAATAACTCTAGGACATCTAAAACCAAAAGATTTTTTCCCTTCAAGCAAGGTCATCTTTTTGTTGCCACAATTAGAGTAGGATCAGAAGGAATCCAAACAACAGTTGATGGGAAGCACATAACATCCTTCGCTTATCGCGAA ACTTTGGAGCCATGGCTGGTTAATGAAGTTAGGATTTCTGGAGACCTGAAATTAATTTCCGTCTTGGCCAGTGGTTTACCCACGTCCGAGGATTCAGAGCATACAACTGATTTAGAAGCACTAAGATCTTATCCTCTATCTCTTCATAAACCAGTGGATTTGTTCATTGGTGTTTTCTCAAcagcaaataattttaagcGAAGAATGGCAGTTAGAAGGACATGGATGCAGTACACTGAAGTGCGGTCAGGAACAGTTGCAGTTCGCTTTTTTGTTGGTTTG CATAAAAACCAGATAGTCAATGGGGAACTCTGGAATGAGGCACGAACGTATGGAGACATACAGCTGATGCCTTTTGTTGACTACTACAATCTCATCACCTGGAAAACTTTAGCGATCTGCATCTTTGGG ACGGATGTTGTTTCAGCAAAATTTGTCATGAAGACAGATGACGATGCATTTGTTCGTGTGGATGAAGTGCTGACTTCTTTAAAGAGGATTAATGTGCATTCTGGGTTGCTTTATGGACTCATTAACTCTGAGTCTCGACCACATCGGAATCCTGAAAGCAAGTGGTACATTAGCCTTGAG GAATGGCCTGAAGAAACTTACCCCCCTTGGGCGCATGGTCCTGGTTATGTTGTGTCCCATGACATAGGAAAGGCAGTGTACAAAAGATACAAGGAAGGCCGATTAAAG ATGTTTAAGCTAGAAGATGTGGCAATGGGCATTTGGATCGCAGACATGAAGAAAGAAGGCTTACAAGTTCGGTATGAGAAAGATGAGAGGGTCCACAATGACGGTTGTAGGGATGGTTACGTTGTTGCCCATTACCAAAGTCCTAGGGAGATGCTTTGTCTTTGGCAGAAACTCAAAGAAGGAAATGCTGCTAGATGCTGTGGTGACTGA
- the LOC102615922 gene encoding amino acid transporter AVT1I-like codes for MKDNTNEEIMESQNQLQQPQQRSEGTTFLRTCLNGLNVVSGVGILSIPYALSQGGWLSLIILFLVAVLCWYTGLLLRRCMDANPLIKTYPDIGDLAFGCKGRAMVSILMYLELYFVAVEFLILEGDNLEKLFPNFGFIISGLKIGGKQGFVLLTALIIWPTTWLRSLGILAYVSAGGVLASITLVACVLWVGAVDGVGFHERGKLLNWGGLPTAVSLYTFCYCGHSVFPTLCSSMKDRRQFSKVLVACFIISTANYGSMAILGYLMYGDHLKSQVTLNLPIRKISSKLAIYTTLINPLTKYAVIITPIATALEDTPHLRKSRPISILVRTVLVISTVIVAITIPFFGYVLAFTGSFLGVTVSILLPCLCYLRINKTARRFGLELMLIVGILLIGALAAVVGTYTSLKQIVTHL; via the exons ATGAAGGATAACACTAATGAAGAGATAATGGAGAGCCAAAACCAGCTCCAACAGCCACAGCAACGGAGCGAAGGCACAACCTTCCTTAGAACATGCCTCAATGGACTCAATGTTGTATCAG GTGTTGGGATACTATCAATTCCTTATGCACTTTCTCAAGGAGGGTGGCTGagcttaataattctttttctagTAGCTGTTCTTTGTTGGTACACTGGCTTACTTCTACGGCGCTGTATGGATGCAAATCCACTGATCAAGACATATCCTGACATAGGCGACCTGGCATTTGGATGTAAAGGAAGAGCTATGGTATCAATCCTCATGTACCTTGAGCTCTATTTCGTTGCTGTAGAATTTCTAATATTAGAAGGTGACAATTTAGAGAAGCTGTTTCCAAACTTTGGATTCATAATTAGTGGCCTAAAAATTGGTGGAAAACAAGGATTTGTTCTGCTCACTGCTCTTATTATTTGGCCCACAACATGGTTAAGGAGTCTGGGAATTCTGGCTTATGTTTCTGCTGGTGGGGTTCTTGCTTCTATAACTCTTGTTGCTTGTGTCTTATGGGTTGGTGCAGTCGATGGTGTTGGTTTCCATGAAAGAGGCAAGCTCTTGAATTGGGGAGGTTTGCCTACTGCTGTAAGCTTGTACACCTTCTGTTATTGTGGCCATTCTGTTTTTCCCACACTATGCAGCTCCATGAAAGATAGAAGGCAATTCTCTAAG GTTTTAGTAGCCTGCTTTATTATAAGCACCGCCAATTATGGATCAATGGCAATATTAGGATACCTGATGTATGGGGATCATTTGAAGTCTCAAGTAACATTAAATCTCcctataagaaaaataagctCAAAATTAGCAATTTATACTACTCTAATCAATCCCCTCACTAAGTATGCAGTTATTATCACTCCAATTGCTACCGCTCTTGAAGACACACCCCATCTCCGCAAGAGCAGGCCTATTAGTATCCTTGTAAGAACTGTACTGGTCATCAGCACTGTCATTGTAGCCATAACAATTCCATTTTTTGGCTACGTCCTGGCATTCACGGGCTCGTTCTTGGGTGTCACTGTCTCAATTTTGCTTCCATGTCTATGCTACCTTAGGATTAATAAAACAGCTCGGCGTTTTGGACTAGAGCTGATGCTAATTGTTGGGATTTTGTTGATTGGCGCATTAGCTGCTGTTGTCGGCACCTACACTTCCTTGAAACAAATTGTAACCCATCTCTGA